One segment of Acidovorax sp. DW039 DNA contains the following:
- a CDS encoding septal ring lytic transglycosylase RlpA family protein — protein MAAWLCVPIGAALWVVAAHAQDLPGASAAHAGESPSSTTTAQTSVRSSIDLLGEDPVGDDDASEATPSETGLVSWYGPGFHRRRTASGERFDMHALTAAHRTLPFGTLVCVRSQATGREVVVRINDRGPHVANRVMDLSRGAAMALGMHGLGLKPVDVFPLNGDDTTCPPKRAD, from the coding sequence GTGGCCGCATGGTTGTGCGTGCCCATCGGCGCTGCACTGTGGGTGGTGGCTGCGCATGCGCAGGACTTACCAGGTGCCAGTGCCGCGCACGCGGGCGAAAGCCCGTCTTCTACCACGACTGCGCAGACCTCTGTGCGTTCTTCCATTGATCTGCTTGGTGAGGACCCTGTGGGTGATGACGATGCCAGCGAAGCAACTCCCAGTGAAACGGGTTTGGTCTCCTGGTATGGCCCGGGTTTTCATCGGCGGCGCACGGCTAGCGGAGAGCGCTTTGACATGCACGCGTTGACCGCTGCTCACCGAACCTTGCCTTTTGGTACGCTGGTCTGTGTGCGCAGCCAGGCGACAGGCCGCGAAGTCGTGGTCCGCATCAACGACCGGGGGCCTCATGTTGCCAACCGTGTCATGGACCTCAGCCGCGGCGCAGCCATGGCACTGGGCATGCACGGGCTGGGGTTGAAGCCTGTGGATGTCTTCCCTCTCAATGGTGACGACACCACCTGCCCACCCAAGCGGGCAGACTGA
- the metF gene encoding methylenetetrahydrofolate reductase [NAD(P)H] → MNAVKAEATGFPVSLEFFPPKTPEGAEKLRTVRQQLYALHPEFCSVTYGAGGSTQEGTFTTVKEILSEGVSAASHFSCIGATRQSVREQLQVLKSMGVRRLVALRGDLPSGYGAGGEFQYASDLVAFIREETGRDFHIEVAAYPEFHPQARSPEADLKAYVAKVKAGADAAITQYFYNSDAYFRFVEDTQKLGADVPVVPGIMPISSSTQLMRFSDACGAEIPRWIRLRLQGFGDDTASIKAFGLDVVTDLCDQLRSAGVPALHFYTMNQSAATLEICRRLEL, encoded by the coding sequence ATGAACGCCGTCAAAGCAGAAGCCACCGGGTTCCCGGTCAGTCTGGAGTTCTTTCCCCCCAAAACCCCCGAGGGGGCAGAAAAACTGCGCACGGTGCGCCAGCAGCTGTATGCGCTGCATCCTGAGTTTTGCTCGGTGACCTATGGGGCCGGTGGTTCGACCCAGGAAGGGACTTTCACCACCGTCAAGGAAATCCTTTCTGAAGGTGTCAGCGCCGCATCGCATTTTTCCTGCATCGGTGCCACGCGTCAGTCAGTGCGTGAGCAATTGCAGGTGCTCAAATCCATGGGAGTGCGTCGCCTGGTGGCGCTGCGCGGAGACCTGCCCAGTGGCTATGGTGCGGGTGGGGAGTTTCAATACGCCAGTGATCTGGTCGCCTTCATCCGGGAAGAAACGGGGCGTGACTTTCATATCGAAGTGGCTGCCTATCCGGAGTTTCATCCCCAGGCACGGTCGCCGGAGGCAGATCTGAAGGCTTATGTGGCCAAGGTGAAGGCAGGTGCCGACGCTGCCATCACCCAGTATTTCTATAACAGCGATGCTTACTTTCGCTTCGTAGAGGACACCCAGAAGCTCGGTGCGGACGTGCCCGTGGTTCCCGGGATCATGCCGATCTCCAGCTCTACGCAGCTGATGCGTTTCTCGGATGCCTGCGGAGCAGAAATTCCCCGTTGGATTCGCTTGCGCCTGCAGGGCTTTGGCGACGATACCGCCAGCATCAAGGCGTTTGGTCTGGATGTGGTGACCGACCTGTGCGACCAGTTGCGCAGTGCCGGGGTGCCAGCGTTGCACTTCTACACCATGAACCAGAGTGCCGCGACTCTGGAAATCTGCCGACGCCTGGAGCTTTGA
- a CDS encoding TlyA family RNA methyltransferase: MRADVFLVERGHAATRSQAQRLIASGVEWRLSPLAAWNKVVKNGDDIPSVAEVRLLDDAEAKYISRGGLKLEGALKTAGISVKGLRCLDVGQSTGGFTDCLLQRGALQVIGVDVGHGQLHDRLRNDARVVCVEGLNARSMTAESLVEACDIALSEEVVQDLEDNDTQPVAPYSWMRNGGVVDEEYDDSDDAKEQEIEAFKAERQALEKARAEGTLPKERRRRPGREETDTTPVFDLVTGDLSFISLTLVLPALVPLLAPQGRLIMLVKPQFELQPGQVGKGGIVRDESLYAVVEQRIRECCGALGLEVVSWMDSPIQGGDGNREFFVDARRAA, translated from the coding sequence ATGCGCGCAGATGTATTTCTCGTGGAACGCGGCCATGCCGCCACGCGCTCGCAGGCGCAGCGGCTGATTGCGTCGGGGGTGGAGTGGCGTCTTTCGCCATTGGCCGCCTGGAACAAGGTCGTCAAAAACGGTGATGACATTCCGTCCGTGGCGGAGGTGCGGTTGCTGGACGATGCAGAAGCCAAGTACATCTCCCGTGGCGGCCTCAAGCTCGAAGGCGCGCTCAAGACGGCAGGTATTTCCGTAAAGGGCCTGCGCTGTCTGGATGTGGGGCAGAGTACAGGTGGCTTTACGGACTGCCTGCTGCAGCGCGGTGCCTTGCAGGTGATCGGTGTGGACGTGGGGCACGGGCAATTGCATGACCGGCTTCGGAACGATGCGCGTGTGGTGTGTGTCGAAGGCTTGAACGCGCGCTCCATGACGGCAGAGTCGCTAGTCGAAGCCTGCGACATTGCCTTGTCTGAAGAGGTGGTGCAAGACCTGGAAGACAACGACACCCAGCCCGTGGCCCCCTACAGCTGGATGCGCAATGGCGGCGTGGTCGATGAGGAATACGACGACAGCGATGATGCCAAGGAGCAGGAGATTGAGGCTTTCAAGGCCGAGCGGCAGGCGCTGGAAAAGGCGCGTGCTGAAGGCACCCTGCCCAAGGAACGCAGGCGCAGGCCCGGTCGCGAAGAGACCGACACCACACCGGTGTTTGATCTGGTGACGGGGGATCTGTCCTTCATCTCGCTGACGCTGGTGCTGCCTGCGCTCGTGCCTTTGCTGGCACCACAGGGCCGCCTGATCATGCTGGTCAAGCCGCAGTTTGAGCTGCAGCCTGGCCAGGTGGGCAAAGGTGGCATCGTGCGTGACGAGTCGCTCTACGCTGTGGTTGAGCAGCGTATCCGCGAGTGCTGTGGCGCTTTGGGACTGGAAGTTGTGTCGTGGATGGACAGCCCCATTCAAGGGGGTGATGGCAACCGCGAATTTTTTGTTGATGCAAGGAGGGCCGCATGA
- the ahcY gene encoding adenosylhomocysteinase translates to MNARVNAPVHTDCIIADIGLADWGRKEIKIAETEMPGLMAIREEFAPKQPLKGARITGSLHMTIQTAVLIETLQALGAQVRWASCNIFSTQDHAAAAIAATGTPVFAVKGETLVDYWDYTHRIFDFGAKGTEGEGPNMILDDGGDATLLMHLGKQAEKDQSILANPGSEEERILFAAIKAKLAEDNTWYSRKSAQIIGVTEETTTGVHRLKEMSAKGTLMFRAINVNDSVTKSKFDNLYGCRESLVDGIKRATDVMIAGKVAVVCGYGDVGKGSAQALRALSAQVWVTEIDPINALQAAMEGFKVVTMEWAADKADIFVTTTGNRDVITYEHMAAMKDQSIVCNIGHFDNEIQVAKLEENCKWEEIKPQVDHVIFPDGKRIILLAKGRLVNLGCGTGHPSFVMSNSFANQTIAQIELFTHPEGYDVGKVYVLPKHLDEKVARLHLKKVGAMLTELSDEQAAYIGVPKQGPYKPDTYRY, encoded by the coding sequence ATGAACGCACGCGTCAACGCCCCGGTACATACCGACTGCATCATCGCCGACATCGGCCTGGCCGATTGGGGCCGCAAAGAAATCAAGATTGCCGAAACCGAGATGCCTGGCCTGATGGCCATCCGCGAAGAATTCGCGCCCAAGCAGCCCCTCAAGGGCGCCCGCATCACTGGCTCGCTGCACATGACGATCCAGACCGCTGTGCTGATCGAGACCCTGCAGGCACTGGGCGCGCAAGTGCGCTGGGCCTCGTGCAACATCTTCTCTACCCAGGACCATGCCGCTGCCGCCATTGCTGCCACCGGCACCCCTGTGTTTGCCGTGAAGGGCGAGACATTGGTGGACTACTGGGACTACACCCATCGCATCTTTGACTTTGGTGCCAAGGGCACCGAGGGCGAAGGCCCCAACATGATTCTGGACGATGGCGGCGATGCCACGTTGCTGATGCACCTGGGCAAGCAGGCCGAAAAGGACCAGAGCATTCTGGCCAACCCCGGCAGCGAGGAAGAGCGCATTTTGTTTGCCGCCATCAAGGCCAAGCTGGCTGAAGACAACACCTGGTACAGCCGCAAGAGCGCGCAGATCATCGGTGTGACCGAAGAGACCACCACCGGTGTGCACCGCCTGAAGGAAATGTCGGCCAAGGGCACGCTGATGTTCCGTGCCATCAACGTGAACGATTCGGTGACCAAGAGCAAGTTTGACAACCTGTACGGCTGCCGCGAATCGCTGGTGGACGGCATCAAGCGGGCTACCGACGTGATGATCGCTGGCAAGGTGGCCGTGGTGTGCGGCTATGGCGACGTGGGCAAGGGCTCGGCCCAGGCGCTGCGCGCCCTGAGCGCTCAGGTGTGGGTCACCGAGATCGACCCCATCAACGCCCTGCAAGCCGCCATGGAAGGCTTCAAGGTCGTGACCATGGAGTGGGCCGCCGACAAGGCTGATATCTTCGTGACGACCACCGGCAACCGCGATGTGATCACGTATGAGCACATGGCTGCAATGAAGGACCAGTCCATCGTCTGCAACATCGGTCACTTCGACAACGAAATCCAGGTGGCCAAGCTGGAAGAAAACTGCAAGTGGGAAGAGATCAAGCCCCAGGTGGACCACGTGATCTTCCCTGACGGCAAGCGCATCATCCTGCTGGCCAAGGGCCGTCTGGTGAATCTGGGTTGCGGCACCGGCCACCCCAGCTTCGTGATGTCCAACTCGTTCGCCAACCAGACCATTGCGCAGATCGAGCTGTTTACCCACCCCGAAGGCTACGACGTGGGCAAGGTGTACGTGCTGCCTAAGCATCTGGACGAGAAGGTAGCCCGCCTGCACCTGAAGAAGGTGGGCGCGATGCTGACTGAGTTGAGCGACGAGCAGGCCGCCTACATTGGCGTGCCCAAGCAAGGTCCTTACAAGCCTGACACCTATCGCTACTAA